A region of uncultured Anaeromusa sp. DNA encodes the following proteins:
- the addB gene encoding helicase-exonuclease AddAB subunit AddB, translating into MKLRVVMGRAGSGKTHLCLEEIRRKLLAQPEGAPLVLLLPEHATYQVERELAATPGLQGFIRAHVLGFRRLSYRVLQETGGAARPQLDELGKTLLVTRLLRQLEPQLRSFGRAARQRGFAMQAMGLLEECKTYRLPPEALQAAAQTEQQQGRTLLADKLHDVALLYTEFSQSLQERYHDAQDRMTLLAERAQEAGLLRGCEIWVDGFSWFNPQELAVLRALLPLAGEVTVTLCLDGAELARHEAETALFHRQWRTREELRRLAAQLGAQYEELNLEKVQRFDSASLQIVEERFFRFPVRALSEAPRDIALAEAANGRAEAAGIARDMLRLVREGGWRWRDIAVLVRDDDYRDWLETALTEHCIPYFSDQPRQAQHHPLAELIRSALEVVTANWGYEAVFRCLKTDFFPLERTAVDKLENYVLCFGLRGRRWTQEEPWRYWRRLALAEEDEGLDEASQEELTCLDNWRRQAAQPLAELELALGRASTVRAQAAALFQFLEHLEAPLRLEEWAQRAEALQELDEALEHRQFWGQTVALLEQLVEVLGEEALPPEEFAALLQEGLETMTLSLVPPGLDHVTLATLGNTSLANVKAVYLPGVNEGALPRRARDEGILSDSERRALRGAGLELAPGAQADMLGERFLVYVALSRSCRYLWVSYALADAEGKSQAPSLIVRRLRELWPQLKLQNLPLDIPEGEEEAYAVQPERALAVLPSVLRRYRETGKLAPVWREVYNWALLCRPEELRRHLAGLFHDNRERLLPLELAQRLFLRGHRLSGSVTRFEAFQACPFRHFARYGLGLRQRSVFRLAAPDLGQFLHASLKEYGERLAAKGQSWAEPREDERVALCEEVVNALAPRLQNEILLSSGQHRHLLRRLGRTVRRAAKQLSEFAAAGSFKTCWLEQCFGHGEQALPPLTFHLPGGQRLDISGQIDRVDSAEQEGLRYLLVIDYKSGKAGLNLDQIYYGLRLQLLTYLLVALEAGRSLFGQECLPAGMLYYFLQDPAVSGEGPKSEAEIEAEVAKKLKLPGWTLQEPQVSRLLDASIEGSWSKFLSISLKKDGDYHPTCLRQVRSAEQFGALLLHARKVLQETGAAILEGQVTPAPYELEGQGPCLWCEYRSVCQFDKAIEGQVCRSLKKMNEDEVWLCLLPTGRENQP; encoded by the coding sequence ATGAAGCTAAGGGTGGTCATGGGGCGCGCCGGGAGCGGCAAGACTCATTTGTGCCTGGAGGAGATACGCCGCAAATTGCTGGCTCAGCCGGAAGGAGCGCCGTTGGTGCTGCTGCTGCCGGAACACGCCACCTATCAGGTGGAGAGGGAACTGGCGGCGACGCCGGGCTTGCAAGGTTTTATCAGAGCCCATGTGCTGGGCTTTCGGCGTTTGTCCTATCGGGTTTTGCAGGAGACCGGCGGCGCGGCGCGGCCTCAATTGGACGAACTGGGAAAAACGCTGCTGGTGACGCGCCTTTTGCGGCAATTAGAGCCGCAACTGCGCTCCTTTGGCCGGGCGGCGCGGCAACGAGGCTTTGCTATGCAGGCTATGGGGCTTTTGGAAGAATGTAAAACCTATCGCCTGCCTCCGGAAGCCTTGCAGGCGGCGGCACAGACGGAGCAGCAACAGGGAAGGACTTTGCTGGCGGATAAGCTGCATGACGTGGCGCTTCTTTATACAGAGTTTTCTCAGTCCTTGCAAGAACGGTATCATGATGCACAAGACCGCATGACTCTTTTGGCCGAACGGGCGCAAGAGGCGGGTTTACTGCGCGGCTGCGAGATTTGGGTGGATGGCTTTTCCTGGTTCAATCCGCAAGAGTTGGCGGTTTTAAGGGCGCTCTTGCCTCTCGCAGGAGAGGTGACTGTGACGCTGTGCCTTGACGGGGCGGAGCTTGCGCGGCATGAAGCGGAAACGGCCCTGTTTCATCGGCAATGGCGGACTAGAGAGGAATTGCGGCGTTTGGCGGCGCAGCTGGGCGCTCAGTATGAAGAATTGAATCTGGAAAAAGTACAGCGTTTTGACAGTGCGTCGTTGCAAATAGTGGAAGAACGTTTTTTTCGTTTTCCTGTGCGCGCCTTGTCGGAAGCACCTCGAGACATAGCTCTTGCAGAAGCGGCGAACGGACGTGCCGAGGCGGCGGGGATTGCCAGGGATATGCTTCGTTTGGTGCGTGAGGGAGGCTGGCGTTGGCGGGATATAGCCGTGCTGGTGCGTGACGATGATTACCGGGACTGGCTGGAGACGGCGCTGACCGAGCATTGCATTCCTTACTTTAGCGATCAGCCTCGGCAGGCGCAGCACCACCCTCTGGCAGAACTTATTCGTTCTGCACTGGAAGTGGTTACTGCCAACTGGGGGTATGAGGCGGTTTTTCGTTGCCTGAAAACAGACTTTTTCCCTTTAGAGCGCACTGCGGTGGATAAGCTGGAAAACTATGTTTTATGCTTTGGTCTGCGCGGACGCCGTTGGACACAGGAAGAACCTTGGCGTTATTGGCGGCGACTGGCTTTAGCGGAGGAAGACGAAGGCTTAGATGAAGCAAGTCAAGAAGAATTGACTTGTTTGGATAATTGGCGGCGTCAGGCGGCGCAGCCATTGGCGGAACTGGAGCTGGCTTTGGGGCGGGCGTCTACGGTGAGGGCCCAGGCGGCGGCTTTGTTTCAATTTTTAGAGCACTTGGAGGCGCCTCTGCGCCTTGAAGAATGGGCGCAACGAGCCGAGGCGCTGCAAGAACTGGACGAAGCATTGGAACACAGACAGTTTTGGGGTCAGACAGTGGCCCTTTTGGAACAATTGGTGGAGGTGCTGGGCGAAGAAGCGTTGCCTCCGGAGGAATTTGCCGCTCTCTTGCAAGAGGGCCTAGAAACTATGACGCTCAGTCTGGTGCCGCCTGGTTTAGATCATGTGACGCTGGCGACGCTGGGCAATACCAGCCTGGCTAATGTGAAGGCTGTGTATCTTCCAGGCGTCAACGAAGGAGCGTTGCCTAGGCGCGCCCGGGACGAGGGGATTTTGAGCGACAGCGAGCGGCGCGCTTTGCGTGGTGCAGGTCTGGAACTGGCACCGGGAGCGCAGGCGGATATGCTTGGCGAGCGATTCTTAGTGTATGTGGCGCTGAGTCGTTCCTGCCGCTATCTATGGGTTAGTTACGCTTTGGCAGATGCAGAGGGGAAAAGCCAGGCTCCCTCGCTGATTGTGCGTCGCTTGCGCGAGTTATGGCCACAGCTGAAATTGCAAAATTTGCCGCTGGATATACCTGAGGGCGAAGAGGAAGCGTACGCTGTGCAGCCGGAACGGGCTTTGGCGGTTTTGCCCAGCGTGTTGCGGCGCTACCGTGAAACTGGCAAACTAGCGCCGGTTTGGCGGGAAGTATATAACTGGGCGCTCCTCTGTCGACCAGAGGAGTTGCGACGCCATTTAGCAGGCTTATTCCATGATAACCGCGAACGGCTGTTGCCGCTCGAGCTGGCGCAGCGCCTGTTTTTGCGCGGCCACCGCCTCAGCGGCAGCGTGACACGCTTTGAGGCCTTTCAAGCTTGCCCGTTTCGGCATTTCGCCCGTTATGGCTTGGGTTTGCGGCAGCGTTCCGTCTTTCGCCTAGCGGCGCCGGATTTAGGGCAGTTTTTGCATGCGTCCTTGAAAGAATATGGCGAACGCTTGGCGGCCAAAGGGCAAAGTTGGGCGGAGCCGAGAGAAGACGAGCGAGTGGCCTTGTGCGAAGAAGTGGTTAATGCTCTAGCACCGCGGCTGCAAAATGAAATTTTGCTCAGCTCTGGTCAACATAGGCACCTTTTGCGGCGTTTAGGACGTACCGTGCGCCGGGCAGCGAAACAATTGAGCGAGTTTGCGGCTGCCGGTAGTTTTAAAACTTGCTGGTTGGAACAGTGTTTCGGTCATGGCGAGCAGGCACTGCCGCCGTTGACGTTTCACTTACCCGGAGGGCAGCGCTTGGATATTTCCGGACAGATCGACCGGGTTGACAGCGCTGAGCAGGAAGGGCTCCGCTATTTGCTTGTTATTGACTATAAGTCCGGCAAGGCCGGTCTGAATCTCGATCAGATTTACTATGGTTTGCGCCTGCAACTGCTGACCTATCTGCTGGTGGCGCTGGAAGCCGGGCGAAGCTTGTTTGGGCAGGAATGTCTGCCTGCAGGGATGTTGTATTATTTTTTACAAGATCCGGCAGTAAGCGGTGAAGGACCGAAAAGTGAGGCGGAAATTGAAGCGGAAGTGGCCAAAAAATTAAAACTGCCCGGTTGGACGCTGCAGGAACCCCAGGTATCTCGTCTGCTGGATGCGTCCATTGAGGGCAGTTGGTCTAAATTTTTATCCATATCGTTAAAAAAAGACGGCGATTATCATCCGACTTGTTTGCGTCAAGTGCGTTCAGCGGAGCAGTTCGGGGCATTATTGCTGCACGCGCGCAAGGTGCTGCAGGAGACCGGCGCAGCTATTTTGGAGGGACAAGTAACACCAGCGCCGTATGAACTGGAAGGGCAAGGTCCCTGCCTTTGGTGTGAGTATCGTAGTGTTTGCCAGTTTGATAAAGCCATAGAAGGCCAAGTCTGCCGTTCGCTGAAAAAAATGAATGAAGACGAAGTGTGGCTGTGTTTGCTGCCTACAGGAAGGGAGAATCAACCATGA
- a CDS encoding DUF4127 family protein produces the protein MEKKTYIRWLSTLVAVFCLMAAVPTAAWAKTILFVPQDDRPVSFREAVETAQAAGFEVLTPPGDLLASRGREGNPEAIWDWVMANGRTVDAMVLSADTLVYGGLVDSRIHHLGPDLLWARQARFDKLKKLNPTARQYVFATIMRTPRMTAGGVEPSYYEKHGPNIFELTVLLDKEDVLGLTSEEKRQLKKLKETIPKDALEDWFSRRDKNFQVNQIFVDKTIKGDIQYLLLGRDDTAPFSQTHKEARLLVKQAAQLPASRFASFPGADQLGMLLLTRAINDLEHRVPVVSVQYALGTGPKSLPTYEDQPIGKSIVDQIVSAGGIVLPQPQKPDLVLAVHTSPDGHTDEAEWVTNITYASAGTKQFVANVAKELARGQAVAIGNISFVNGSDNSLMHELSDQKLLGKLTAYSGWNTPSNTLGFAISQGMLAPQMTTALRQKLLAERYLDDWAYQANIRSQLDREIVYAKGGSLVQLDALEAELTVAAQKKLREFAKEYLDFLQPEQVQVSFPWNRMFEIDVRITPKQK, from the coding sequence ATGGAAAAGAAAACATACATACGCTGGCTGAGCACCTTGGTGGCGGTATTTTGCCTGATGGCGGCTGTGCCGACAGCAGCTTGGGCGAAAACCATTTTATTTGTGCCCCAGGATGATCGGCCGGTGAGTTTCAGAGAAGCCGTGGAAACAGCACAGGCTGCAGGCTTTGAGGTGTTGACTCCGCCAGGAGATTTATTGGCCAGCCGGGGACGTGAAGGCAACCCCGAAGCCATTTGGGACTGGGTGATGGCTAACGGCAGAACCGTGGATGCCATGGTGTTGTCGGCAGATACGCTGGTTTACGGCGGACTGGTAGATTCGCGCATTCATCATCTCGGACCTGATTTGCTTTGGGCGCGGCAGGCGCGCTTTGACAAGCTGAAAAAACTCAACCCGACGGCGCGGCAATATGTATTTGCGACGATTATGCGGACGCCGCGCATGACGGCCGGTGGCGTGGAGCCGTCTTACTATGAGAAGCATGGTCCCAATATTTTTGAGCTGACGGTTTTACTGGACAAGGAAGATGTTTTGGGTCTGACAAGTGAAGAAAAGCGTCAGTTGAAAAAGTTGAAAGAAACCATTCCTAAGGATGCATTAGAAGATTGGTTTTCGCGGCGAGATAAGAATTTCCAGGTCAACCAAATTTTTGTAGATAAAACCATTAAGGGCGACATTCAATATCTGCTTTTAGGACGAGACGACACGGCGCCTTTTTCGCAAACTCATAAGGAAGCTAGACTGCTGGTGAAACAAGCCGCACAACTTCCGGCCAGCCGCTTTGCCTCTTTCCCTGGCGCCGATCAACTGGGCATGCTGCTGTTGACCCGCGCGATTAACGACTTGGAGCATCGCGTGCCGGTTGTGTCGGTACAATATGCTTTGGGAACTGGCCCTAAGTCGCTTCCGACCTATGAGGATCAACCTATTGGTAAGAGCATTGTAGATCAGATCGTTTCTGCTGGAGGCATTGTGCTGCCGCAGCCGCAGAAGCCGGATTTGGTACTGGCGGTGCATACTTCGCCGGACGGCCATACGGATGAAGCTGAGTGGGTCACTAACATCACGTATGCTAGTGCAGGAACGAAGCAGTTTGTGGCTAATGTAGCCAAGGAACTTGCTCGTGGGCAAGCCGTGGCTATCGGCAATATTTCTTTTGTTAATGGTTCGGATAATTCCTTGATGCACGAACTGAGCGATCAGAAACTGTTGGGCAAGCTGACTGCGTATTCCGGCTGGAATACGCCAAGTAACACCTTGGGTTTTGCTATTTCTCAAGGTATGTTGGCGCCGCAGATGACGACCGCGTTACGTCAGAAGCTGTTGGCGGAGCGGTACTTGGACGATTGGGCTTATCAGGCTAACATCCGCAGTCAGTTGGATCGGGAGATCGTTTACGCCAAAGGTGGCAGTCTGGTGCAACTGGATGCTCTTGAAGCAGAGTTGACTGTAGCGGCGCAGAAGAAACTGCGTGAATTTGCCAAAGAATATCTGGACTTTTTGCAGCCGGAGCAGGTGCAGGTGAGCTTTCCGTGGAACCGGATGTTTGAAATTGATGTGCGGATTACGCCGAAACAAAAATAA
- a CDS encoding exonuclease SbcCD subunit D: protein MRFLHTSDWHLGRLFHGVHLTEDQAYVLEQLVNLAQEAKVDAVLVAGDIYDRAVPPAEAVELLNQVLQRLVLECGLPTVLIAGNHDSPERLGFGSALLARQGLHVAGPLQAQQPALILEDSAGPVYILALPYAEPAAVRYALGGEAANHDAALRCQVAAALTQVPQGARKVAVAHAFVAGGTPSESERPLSVGGSGMVGADAFEAFDYTALGHLHGCQQSGNKVRYSGSLLKYSFQEAEQAKGVHLVDLAADGAVTVETVRLTPRRDVVCWQGSFQELLARPKCRDYLMVTLTDDAPVLDAKGRLQQQHPEILHLEYARLQKLKEQQGVQDHRRLGPEQLFACFFREVAGREWKQEEETLFAALVEEEYRRQREVGV from the coding sequence ATGCGCTTTTTACATACATCAGACTGGCATTTGGGGCGATTATTTCATGGCGTGCATTTGACGGAGGATCAGGCGTATGTTTTGGAACAACTGGTGAATTTGGCCCAAGAAGCGAAGGTAGACGCTGTACTTGTGGCTGGCGATATTTACGATCGAGCGGTGCCGCCGGCGGAAGCAGTGGAGCTTTTAAACCAGGTGCTGCAGCGGCTGGTGCTGGAATGCGGCTTGCCGACGGTGTTGATCGCCGGTAATCATGACAGTCCGGAGAGGCTGGGGTTTGGCAGCGCTCTTTTGGCGCGTCAAGGCTTACATGTGGCAGGGCCGCTGCAGGCGCAGCAGCCAGCACTTATCTTAGAAGACAGTGCGGGGCCTGTGTATATTTTGGCTCTGCCTTATGCCGAGCCAGCAGCGGTTCGCTATGCTTTGGGAGGGGAAGCGGCGAATCATGATGCGGCGCTCCGCTGCCAAGTAGCGGCTGCGCTAACGCAGGTACCGCAAGGGGCTCGCAAAGTGGCGGTGGCCCATGCCTTTGTGGCCGGGGGAACGCCTAGCGAGTCGGAACGTCCCTTGTCCGTGGGAGGCAGCGGCATGGTGGGAGCGGATGCTTTCGAGGCTTTTGATTATACGGCGTTAGGTCATTTGCATGGCTGTCAGCAAAGCGGCAACAAAGTTCGCTATTCCGGCTCCCTGCTGAAATACTCTTTTCAAGAGGCGGAGCAGGCCAAAGGAGTTCATCTGGTGGATTTGGCGGCGGATGGCGCAGTGACGGTGGAGACGGTGCGCTTGACGCCGCGGCGTGATGTAGTCTGCTGGCAAGGAAGCTTTCAGGAACTGTTGGCACGGCCAAAGTGCCGCGATTATTTGATGGTGACGCTCACTGACGATGCGCCGGTGCTTGATGCCAAGGGGCGGCTGCAGCAGCAGCATCCGGAAATCTTACATTTAGAATATGCCCGCCTGCAAAAGCTGAAAGAGCAGCAGGGCGTGCAGGATCATCGCCGCTTGGGCCCGGAACAGCTTTTTGCCTGCTTCTTTCGCGAAGTGGCTGGGCGAGAATGGAAGCAAGAAGAAGAGACTCTTTTTGCCGCTTTAGTGGAAGAAGAGTATCGGCGGCAGCGGGAGGTGGGCGTATGA
- a CDS encoding DMT family transporter, translated as MSRVHGVLVLVALLWGLNPPVMKLGLEEVPPMAYNAIRMVAALAVGWVVFRRAAVWVPLRREDMRLLAVSSLGFFSFQIFFTFGVQLTTAGNSSLILGLLPVSVAIINRVHGLEGIRRLTMAGIAVSLLGVLVMVWGAGKEFSLEGPHVVGGLLLLCAQLGYGYYTVFSRLLLVRYSPYQVTAYVILTTTVLFVLVALPDMLAVDWSALSNVAWSSVLYSGVFPLSLANGLWVWATGKVGSTTASLYNNLAPVFAVAAGYAFLGEAFGSVQALGAGVIFAGLYLTRWAQRRP; from the coding sequence ATGTCGCGTGTGCATGGAGTGTTAGTATTAGTAGCTTTGCTGTGGGGACTCAATCCGCCAGTGATGAAGCTGGGGCTGGAAGAGGTGCCGCCGATGGCGTATAATGCCATCCGCATGGTGGCGGCCCTAGCGGTGGGCTGGGTTGTTTTCCGCCGAGCGGCAGTATGGGTGCCGTTGCGACGTGAGGATATGCGCTTGCTGGCGGTGTCCAGCTTAGGCTTTTTTTCGTTTCAAATTTTTTTTACCTTTGGCGTGCAGCTGACGACGGCGGGCAACTCTTCTTTGATTTTGGGACTGCTTCCTGTAAGCGTTGCCATTATTAACCGCGTGCATGGTTTGGAGGGGATTCGCCGCTTGACGATGGCGGGGATTGCAGTTTCACTGCTAGGGGTGCTGGTTATGGTCTGGGGCGCTGGCAAAGAATTCAGCCTGGAAGGGCCGCATGTAGTAGGTGGCTTGCTTTTGCTTTGCGCACAGCTTGGTTACGGCTACTACACGGTTTTTTCCCGACTACTTTTAGTGCGGTATTCGCCGTACCAGGTTACAGCGTACGTAATCTTGACGACTACGGTCTTATTTGTATTAGTGGCTTTGCCGGATATGCTGGCGGTAGATTGGTCGGCGCTGTCGAACGTGGCTTGGAGCAGCGTCCTCTACTCCGGTGTTTTTCCGCTCAGTTTGGCCAACGGTCTTTGGGTATGGGCTACAGGCAAGGTGGGCAGTACGACGGCTTCTTTATACAATAATTTGGCACCGGTGTTCGCCGTGGCGGCGGGGTATGCGTTTTTGGGCGAAGCCTTCGGCTCTGTTCAAGCCTTGGGCGCAGGGGTTATTTTTGCCGGCTTGTATTTGACGCGCTGGGCCCAGCGGCGTCCGTGA
- a CDS encoding SMC family ATPase translates to MRPLWLRIQAFGAYAASQTLDFSCLGDVRLFLIHGPTGAGKTTVLDAICFALYGSASGDLREVRHLRSDYASSQEATEVELRFAVGERILRVQRRPEQQRPKLRGEGFRQIPAEATLYEIGPDEEKLLASRWQDVTRRVEEILGFQVAQFRQVVLLPQGQFRQLLVAGSKEREEILQNLFRTELYARLEQGLKEKAQSGARRFQALRDEEAWLLTEAGTDSKTTLQERCVTAQQAAEEAEARLSVGRQALEESRLKLAAAQQVADRFAEKTAADQEALQLLAGGEEAEKLVVRLEAAQQAAALEDVWRQWRQLTQDAVSQEQESSRVEAMAVAAAAAQEEAQGAWEKLRPQEDVLRQLQARQLELEGQAKEHERWQEAQRQAAVLETDWKQAQELAARQDELLKLQQREWETLETKQQNLTVAGEKAPQLEREAARLQARLAVLQRLAEVRTKLTEQARRQQEHALTLQNICVSEESARRTLAALRQQWQKQQAALLAAELEAGEPCPVCGAVEHPKKASFTGLLQPQDVEQAEAAWLKGQQAHSKALAQAAQQEAAQTLLEEQEKECLQELGEQQALSLFEAEAAVQKAAALAKQAQQALEEAAQCSAKRQGEQKKLLQAEKERDEAFFAREKAGSSLEAAKAVLQEYSARVPEALRQEGALAAARRACMQQLEQVQMALAQVEKLLRETTQQRETAQALAKQARTAAEAAAAKLEEGKSVWLQRLQQSGLTGQDAFEQARATDVQRRLWRQQIEVRQQKEAASQERVRRAQAAVAGQMPPKLTEFVAAQEKAAVVEAALRETKVRLEEAWKRDQERLARLQTIGKELAVVEEAQGAVAALAAMAGGGNALNLTFQRYVLRTLLDDVVEEANVRLSLMSRGRYTLQRSNVLADARKAGGLDLEVFDSYTGVPRPVGTLSGGESFLASLALALGLSDVVQAYAGGMRLDTILVDEGFGTLDPEALELAMRALVDLQNGGRLVGIISHVPELKERIGARLEVIPGERGSRAVFHLP, encoded by the coding sequence ATGAGACCTTTATGGCTGCGCATCCAGGCATTTGGAGCCTATGCGGCGTCGCAGACGCTGGATTTTTCTTGTTTGGGAGATGTGCGTTTGTTTTTGATCCACGGGCCGACTGGCGCTGGGAAAACGACTGTTTTGGACGCTATTTGCTTTGCTCTGTACGGAAGCGCCAGCGGCGATTTGCGAGAGGTGCGCCATTTGCGCAGCGACTATGCGTCATCCCAAGAGGCTACCGAGGTGGAGCTTCGTTTTGCTGTCGGTGAACGAATCCTGCGTGTGCAGCGGCGTCCAGAGCAGCAGCGTCCGAAATTACGGGGGGAAGGGTTTCGCCAGATCCCGGCGGAAGCGACTTTGTACGAAATAGGACCAGACGAAGAGAAGCTGCTGGCGTCACGTTGGCAGGACGTCACGCGACGGGTGGAGGAAATATTAGGTTTTCAAGTCGCTCAGTTTCGGCAAGTGGTGCTGCTGCCGCAGGGGCAGTTTCGACAACTGCTGGTGGCCGGCTCCAAAGAGAGAGAGGAAATCTTGCAAAACCTCTTCCGAACGGAATTGTACGCGCGTTTGGAGCAAGGATTGAAAGAAAAAGCGCAAAGCGGCGCCCGGCGCTTTCAGGCGCTGCGCGATGAGGAGGCCTGGCTGCTGACGGAAGCGGGAACTGACTCGAAAACGACGCTGCAGGAGCGCTGCGTGACCGCGCAGCAGGCTGCAGAGGAGGCCGAGGCCCGGCTGAGCGTCGGACGACAGGCACTGGAAGAAAGCCGTTTGAAGTTGGCGGCGGCGCAGCAAGTGGCGGACCGTTTTGCAGAAAAAACGGCTGCTGACCAAGAAGCGTTGCAATTGCTGGCCGGTGGTGAAGAAGCAGAGAAATTAGTGGTTCGCTTAGAAGCGGCGCAGCAGGCAGCCGCTTTGGAAGATGTCTGGCGGCAATGGCGGCAGTTGACCCAAGATGCAGTTTCCCAAGAGCAGGAAAGCAGTCGTGTTGAGGCAATGGCCGTTGCGGCCGCGGCGGCACAAGAGGAGGCCCAAGGTGCCTGGGAAAAGTTGCGTCCTCAAGAAGATGTCTTGCGGCAGCTGCAGGCCAGGCAATTAGAGCTGGAAGGCCAGGCGAAAGAGCACGAGCGCTGGCAAGAGGCGCAGCGTCAGGCGGCGGTGCTGGAAACGGATTGGAAACAAGCGCAAGAGCTGGCGGCGCGGCAAGACGAACTGCTGAAACTGCAGCAGCGAGAGTGGGAAACGCTGGAAACTAAGCAGCAAAACCTGACTGTGGCAGGAGAAAAAGCGCCGCAACTGGAGCGGGAAGCGGCAAGGCTCCAGGCGAGGCTGGCTGTTTTGCAGCGGTTGGCTGAGGTGCGTACGAAGCTGACAGAACAGGCGCGGCGTCAGCAAGAGCATGCTTTGACGCTCCAAAATATTTGCGTCAGCGAAGAAAGCGCCAGACGAACGTTGGCTGCGCTGCGGCAGCAGTGGCAGAAACAGCAAGCCGCGTTGCTGGCTGCCGAACTAGAGGCAGGAGAACCCTGTCCAGTATGCGGCGCGGTGGAGCATCCTAAAAAAGCTTCTTTTACAGGACTGTTGCAGCCCCAAGATGTAGAGCAAGCGGAAGCAGCCTGGCTGAAGGGGCAGCAGGCGCACAGCAAAGCGTTGGCGCAGGCGGCGCAGCAGGAAGCGGCGCAAACGCTGCTGGAAGAGCAGGAAAAAGAGTGCTTGCAGGAACTTGGAGAGCAGCAGGCATTGTCGCTGTTCGAAGCGGAGGCGGCGGTGCAAAAAGCGGCGGCGCTGGCGAAACAAGCGCAGCAGGCGTTGGAGGAAGCGGCTCAGTGCTCTGCAAAGCGGCAAGGAGAGCAAAAAAAACTGCTTCAAGCTGAAAAAGAGAGGGACGAAGCGTTTTTTGCTAGAGAAAAAGCCGGCAGCTCGTTAGAGGCAGCCAAGGCAGTGCTGCAGGAATATTCCGCTCGGGTGCCGGAAGCGTTGCGTCAAGAAGGCGCGTTGGCCGCAGCGCGGCGCGCTTGCATGCAGCAGTTGGAGCAAGTACAGATGGCTTTGGCGCAAGTGGAGAAACTGCTGCGTGAAACAACGCAGCAGCGCGAAACGGCGCAGGCTTTAGCTAAACAGGCCCGGACGGCGGCAGAGGCAGCGGCGGCGAAGTTGGAAGAGGGAAAATCCGTCTGGCTTCAGCGGCTGCAGCAGAGCGGTCTAACGGGGCAAGATGCGTTTGAACAGGCGCGAGCTACAGACGTGCAACGACGTTTGTGGCGACAGCAGATCGAAGTCCGGCAGCAAAAAGAAGCAGCATCGCAGGAACGCGTGCGGCGGGCCCAAGCGGCAGTGGCCGGGCAGATGCCGCCGAAGCTGACGGAATTTGTCGCCGCTCAAGAAAAAGCGGCGGTTGTGGAAGCAGCTTTGCGTGAAACAAAGGTTCGCTTGGAAGAAGCCTGGAAACGGGACCAAGAACGGTTAGCACGTTTGCAAACAATCGGCAAAGAGCTGGCTGTCGTGGAGGAAGCACAAGGCGCGGTAGCAGCGCTGGCGGCTATGGCGGGAGGCGGCAACGCTTTGAACCTGACCTTTCAACGATATGTGCTGCGTACGCTTCTGGATGACGTGGTGGAAGAAGCGAACGTGCGTCTTTCCTTAATGAGCCGGGGGCGTTATACGCTGCAACGCTCTAATGTGTTGGCGGATGCCCGCAAGGCGGGGGGGTTGGACTTGGAGGTATTTGACAGCTATACTGGCGTGCCCAGGCCGGTGGGAACCTTGTCAGGCGGCGAAAGTTTTCTAGCGTCTTTGGCGCTGGCGCTGGGGCTTTCCGATGTGGTACAGGCCTATGCAGGCGGCATGAGATTGGACACTATTCTAGTGGACGAAGGCTTCGGTACGCTCGATCCGGAAGCGTTGGAACTAGCTATGCGGGCGTTGGTGGATTTGCAGAACGGCGGCAGACTGGTGGGAATTATTTCCCATGTACCAGAGCTGAAGGAACGGATTGGCGCGCGCCTGGAAGTCATTCCCGGCGAACGGGGCAGCCGCGCTGTTTTTCATTTGCCCTAG